From Hymenobacter sedentarius, a single genomic window includes:
- a CDS encoding chorismate mutase gives MKSALFNRQPDDKPFLISGPCSAETEEQVLDTCQRLAATGKVQALRAGIWKPRTKPGMFEGVGTKGLPWLKKASELTGLPTAVEVATAKHVEDCLAFGIDILWVGARTTGNPFSVQEIANALRGVDVPVLVKNPIHPELELWVGAVERLQKAGLEHVGLIHRGFSSYGNTDFRNAPMWHLPIEMKRRMPEMPLLCDPSHICGRRDTLFAVAQQALNLGFDGNMIESHQNPDAAWSDAKQQITPEVLRDLIEGLVWRHETTDQREFLTALASFREQINQLDAEIMQLLGRRMGVAEKIGQYKKENDITILQTARWNEVLERALRQGKSVGLTPEFVEQYLAAVHLESINRQSRVMES, from the coding sequence ATGAAATCCGCGCTGTTCAACCGCCAGCCCGACGACAAGCCGTTTCTTATCTCGGGCCCGTGCTCGGCCGAAACCGAAGAGCAGGTGCTCGACACCTGCCAGCGCCTGGCGGCCACCGGCAAGGTGCAAGCCCTGCGCGCCGGCATCTGGAAGCCGCGCACCAAGCCCGGCATGTTCGAGGGCGTGGGCACCAAGGGTCTGCCTTGGCTGAAAAAAGCCAGCGAGCTCACCGGCCTGCCCACGGCCGTGGAAGTGGCTACCGCCAAGCACGTGGAAGACTGCCTGGCTTTCGGCATCGACATTCTGTGGGTGGGCGCCCGCACCACCGGCAACCCGTTTTCGGTGCAGGAAATTGCCAACGCCCTGCGCGGCGTGGACGTGCCGGTGCTTGTCAAAAACCCCATCCATCCGGAGCTGGAGCTGTGGGTGGGCGCCGTGGAGCGGCTCCAGAAGGCTGGCCTGGAGCACGTGGGCCTCATTCACCGCGGATTTTCCAGCTACGGTAACACCGATTTTCGCAACGCGCCGATGTGGCACCTGCCCATCGAAATGAAGCGCCGGATGCCCGAAATGCCCCTGCTCTGCGACCCCAGCCACATCTGCGGCCGGCGCGACACCCTGTTTGCCGTAGCTCAACAAGCCCTCAACCTGGGCTTCGACGGCAACATGATTGAGTCGCACCAAAACCCCGACGCGGCCTGGAGCGACGCCAAGCAGCAAATCACCCCCGAAGTACTGCGCGACCTGATTGAGGGCCTGGTGTGGCGCCACGAAACCACCGACCAGCGCGAATTCCTGACCGCGCTGGCCAGTTTCCGCGAGCAAATCAACCAGCTCGACGCCGAAATCATGCAGCTGCTGGGGCGCCGCATGGGCGTAGCAGAGAAAATTGGGCAGTACAAAAAGGAAAACGACATCACCATCCTGCAAACTGCCCGCTGGAACGAGGTGCTGGAGCGCGCCCTGCGCCAAGGCAAGTCGGTGGGCCTCACGCCCGAATTTGTGGAGCAGTACCTGGCCGCCGTGCACCTGGAATCCATCAACCGCCAGAGCCGCGTTATGGAATCCTAG